The following are encoded together in the Oncorhynchus nerka isolate Pitt River linkage group LG23, Oner_Uvic_2.0, whole genome shotgun sequence genome:
- the med1 gene encoding mediator of RNA polymerase II transcription subunit 1, translating to MAAVSMQGCSPNPARELTLSTQSGGNQALADRVKAEEGTEAEKQSRVNALLERLHAKHNASRPWQETSKVVRQAMEKRGQMNAAGHQLLLTCLETLQKALKVSSLPSMTDRLESIARQNMLGSHLSPSGTECYITSDMFYVEVQLDTAGQLVDVKVAHHGENPASCPELIQHLRDKNFEEFSKHLKGLVNLYKLPGDNKLKTKMYLALQSLELDLTKMMHMFRLATNANTVETILHGSVGLLTARSGGHLVSLQCYVSPYDVFEERTGSQLNFTDTNVPRSLGVSVSVTVEGTSSIYKLPIAPLITGSHPVDNKGTPSFSSVTNSNCVDLPASFFLKMNLPMPFSLSFIQRMGNATGIPVFETPPTLSPLYELIVQNQLQEEGGNPLTTPTHAMRFYASLPDQQHCYFLNGDAPVQDGHSLQGTLVSKIPFRHPAQVPALLDVIRHQAAANTLIGSCVKRTFIKDDTPGLLQFEVCPLTDSSFSVSFQHPVNESLVCVVMEVIDSRQVSCKLYKGLSDALICTDDFITKVVQRCMSIPVTMRAIRRKAETIQADTPALSLIAETVEIMVKKNLPPAGSPGYGMGTGVDPTNPMGLPGVGGGNTPTGNSGGGNFAGPITSLFGISRSQSQGGECTPQGGAAGQQQQGGQSGDDFSKVTQNPILTSLLQITGAVGTSPTPQNSSSGSQPHQTPPPTSSPATNTKNHPMLMNLLKDNPAQDFAALYGSSPLERQNSSSGSPRTDGMGGTCPGGGTKGKKKRPRGMEKGGVPGAGGGGMGGMNKQQSGSMQPHHHQHQPTEDDFHRELFSMDVDASQNPIFDVNLPGDGLDTPHSITPAPSQCGTPPSGAGVSYHSQSHVQSQQQQQPPPGSSLPRMVRLSSSDSIGADINEILSDLPEQTGKGGSGSHGQHHLGSGEDGGPLGTPHRDSSSSGQGSAVFEADIFNTNSNENPFTNAADLIAEATATTPTSDSSSTNFFPDTVDFNPELLTSSHGFPQAYFDDSSPSADGDLDLVKGFGGSSQQNTPSGTPQNPTPHGQSTPDPSLKDPFDISGIVFGGNSGGGKPLLGQALDLGDSHPSHMGGGQSPLMMAMGGGSSDFKSGEAKAKQQQQGLMRAKDDNGGGSGRSSGMGMTGSSSTEGKQVKRSRTPSSEGKSKDKPPKRKKLDPDGKSPSHSTGGRPYTPPSGGSGSGGSIGGGSKSPGSSGRSQTPPGGATPPIPKITIQIPKGTLSGGKTSSHGGYTSSSSAGGGTGGAGSTSGSKSHHSHSSSSSGKIKSKEGTLGQGISSKPGSVGGGVGGGPPQMKSSSQGMGVGKPGSSPITKHGLSGSGSSGGGVGSGNKMKPQGGKPPGSLMNPNIKPNISPSHSRPSGSDKLSSTMKMQQSQVPGTPPSSKAKSPMGSGGGGLVGSKSSSGGGMGSQKQLGGGGSSSGSSSSTSSSSSSSSGSMSFSGGSQSQYGSSGGGGGGCGGGQGNNANNPNAKGKSPSRNKKPSLTAVIDKLKSVGGGGGPEDEGDPPVGSSGGTGVGGPGGGPPNLGPSSKHGMSSQGGEYPIKREKSEKEGKSKVSVSVGASGDKKLIDPKTGGVSSTGVAKIIISKPDGGSPSIKAKVTLQKPGEGSGESMRPQLSGLKASPLFSGSTPKHDRSSPSHSRSPGYTPLNHDSESESGSSSVAEKSHQNSPSSDDDQSMRPVPPQDYMSSMPLSSGEKHKKHKKEKKKQKERERERDKDREREKKKSSSMSTGNVSHGPMKADSWSRSPILASDTSISMMGSDRPSRPSPVYMRNEDDDLMDSALTGNL from the exons AGCTGTCCGGAGCTGATTCAACACCTGAG GGATAAGAACTTTGAAGAGTTTTCCAAACATCTTAAGGGCCTAGTCAACCTGTACAAGCTTCCTGGAGACAA TAAGCTGAAAACAAAGATGTACCTGGCACTTCAATCCCTCGAGCTGGATCTTACCAAGATGATGCACATGTTCAG GTTAGCCACCAACGCTAACACGGTGGAGACCATCCTTCATGGGAGCGTGGGTCTGCTGACAGCCAGGAGCGGGGGCCATCTTGTCTCCCTCCAGTGCTACGTGTCCCCGTACGATGTGTTCGAGGAAAGGACAGGCTCGCAGCTCAACTTCACCGACACAAATG TCCCTCGCTCTCTGGGTGTGAGTGTATCTGTGACGGTGGAGGGGACCTCGTCAATCTACAAGCTACCCATCGCCCCCCTCATCACGGGATCTCACCCAGTGGACAACAAGGG AACCCCCTCCTTCTCGTCTGTGACCAACTCCAACTGTGTGGACCTTCCTGCCTCTTTCTTCCTCAAGATGAACCTGCCCatgcccttctccctctccttcatccAGAGGATGGGCaatgctacag GGATTCCTGTGTTTGAGACACCCCCCACCCTGTCGCCCCTCTACGAGCTCATCGTCCAGAATCAACTCCAGGAGGAGGGGGGGAACCCCCTGACCACCCCCACACACGCCATGCGCTTCTACGCT TCGTTGCCCGACCAGCAGCACTGCTACTTCCTGAATGGCGACGCCCCGGTGCAGGACGGGCACTCGCTGCAGGGGACGCTGGTGTCCAAGATCCCCTTCCGCCACCCAGCCCAGGTGCCCGCCCTACTGGATGTTATCAGGCACCAGGCAGCCGCCAACACACTGATTGGCAGCTGCGTCAAGCGCACCTTCATCAAGGATG ACACTCCAGGACTGCTACAGTTTGAGGTGTGTCCTCTGACCGACTCCAGCTTCAGCGTCTCCTTCCAGCACCCTGTTAACGAGTCCCTAGTCTGTG TGGTTATGGAGGTGATTGACTCCAGGCAGGTGTCCTGTAAGCTGTACAAAGGCCTATCCGATGCCTTGATCTGCACTGACGATTTTATCACCAAAGTGGTCCAGAG GTGCATGTCCATCCCTGTCACCATGCGGGCCATCCGGCGGAAAGCGGAGACCATCCAGGCAGACACGCCAGCCCTCTCCCTGATTGCCGAGACGGTGGAGATCATGGTGAAAAAGAACTTACCCCCTGCTGGAAGCCCCGGGTACGGCATGGGCACAGGGGTTgaccccaccaaccccatggggCTCCCGGGTGTCGGTGGAGGCAACACTCCCACCGGGAACAGTGGGGGAGGTAACTTTGCCGGCCCAATCACATCTCTGTTCGGGATAAGTCGCAGCCAAAGCCAGGGGGGAGAGTGTACACCCCAGGGTGGGGCAGCTGGACAGCAACAGCAGGGGGGTCAATCCGGGGACGACTTCAGCAAAGTGACCCAGAATCCCATTCTGACCAGCTTGCTGCAGATCACGGGCGCTGTGGGCACTAGCCCCACTCCCCAGAACAGCTCTTCCGGATCGCAACCCCACCAGACTCcgcctcccacctcctcccctgCCACCAACACCAAGAACCACCCCATGTTAATGAACCTGCTGAAAGACAACCCCGCCCAGGACTTTGCTGCCCTCTATGGCTCGAGTCCCCTAGAGAGGCAGAACTCTTCCTCTGGGTCGCCACGCACTGATGGCATGGGTGGCACCTGCCCCGGAGGTGGCACCAAGGGCAAGAAGAAGCGTcccagagggatggagaagggtggGGTGCCTGGGGCAGGAGGAGGGGGGATGGGAGGGATGAACAAGCAGCAGTCTGGGTCCATGCAGcctcaccaccaccagcaccagccCACCGAGGACGACTTCCACCGCGAGCTCTTCTCCATGGACGTGGACGCCTCCCAGAATCCCATCTTCGACGTCAACCTGCCCGGCGATGGCTTGGACACGCCCCACAGCATCACCCCGGCGCCCAGTCAGTGCGGGACCCCGCCTTCCGGGGCCGGAGTGTCCTACCACTCGCAGTCGCACGTCCAGtcccagcaacagcagcaaccacCTCCGGGATCATCCTTGCCTCGCATGGTACGCCTATCGAGCTCCGACAGCATCGGCGCGGACATAAACGAGATCTTGTCGGACTTACCCGAGCAGACAGGTAAAGGCGGCAGCGGTTCGCACGGGCAGCACCACCTGGGCAGTGGGGAGGATGGGGGCCCCCTGGGCACCCCGCACCGCGACTCGTCCAGCTCGGGACAGGGCAGCGCCGTGTTCGAGGCGGACATCTTCAACACCAACAGCAATGAGAACCCCTTCACGAACGCCGCCGACCTGATCGCCGAGGCGACCGCCACCACCCCTACTAGCGACTCCTCGTCCACCAACTTCTTCCCTGACACGGTGGACTTCAACCCCGAGCTGCTGACCTCCAGCCACGGCTTCCCCCAGGCATACTTCGACGACAGCTCACCCAGCGCCGATGGAGACCTGGACCTGGTCAAAGGCTTCGGTGGGAGCAGCCAGCAGAACACGCCGTCCGGCACCCCCCAGAATCCCACCCCGCACGGCCAGAGCACCCCCGACCCCTCCCTCAAGGACCCCTTCGACATTTCTGGCATAGTGTTCGGGGGCAACAGCGGAGGGGGCAAGCCACTGCTGGGTCAGGCCCTGGATCTAGGGGACTCGCACCCGTCCCACATGGGGGGAGGCCAGAGCCCTCTCATGATGGCCATGGGAGGGGGGAGCAGTGACTTCAAGAGTGGCGAGGCCAAAGCcaaacagcagcagcagggaCTTATGAGGGCGAAGGATGACAATGGGGGCGGGAGTGGGCGCAGCTCAGGGATGGGGATGACTGGCAGCAGCTCCACTGAGGGGAAGCAGGTGAAGCGAAGCCGCACCCCTTCCAGCGAGGGCAAGTCCAAAGACAAGCCCCCCAAACGCAAAAAGCTCGATCCCGACGGGAAGTCCCCATCTCACAGCACAGGGGGGCGACCCTACACCCCACCCAGCGGAGGCTCGGGATCTGGAGGCAGCATTGGCGGAGGATCCAAGTCTCCCGGTAGCTCCGGGAGGTCGCAAACCCCACCAGGAGGTGCCACACCACCTATCCCTAAGATCACCATTCAGATTCCCAAAGGAACACTGTCTGGTGGGAAAACTTCGTCCCATGGCGGGTACACCTCAAGCAGTTCGGCGGGTGGTGGCACGGGGGGTGCAGGCAGCACTAGCGGAAGCAAGAGCCATCATTCTCACTCCTCGTCTTCCTCAGGCAAGATCAAGAGTAAGGAGGGCACCCTGGGCCAAGGCATCAGCTCCAAGCCTGGGAGCGTTGGAGGGGGTGTTGGAGGTGGACCCCCCCAGATGAAGAGCTCTTCTCAGGGAATGGGTGTGGGGAAGCCAGGCTCTTCTCCCATCACCAAACATGGACTCTCCGGGTCGGGAAGCAGTGGTGGCGGGGTTGGAAGTGGGAACAAGATGAAGCCGCAGGGGGGCAAGCCTCCCGGGTCCCTCATGAACCCCAACATCAAGCCCAACATTTCCCCCTCGCACTCTCGCCCCAGTGGCTCTGACAAGCTCTCTTCCACCATGAAGATGCAGCAGTCGCAAGTCCCAGGAACTCCACCGTCCTCCAAGGCCAAGTCCCCCATGGGCTCAGGGGGCGGCGGCTTGGTAGGGTCCAAGTCGTCCTCCGGTGGGGGGATGGGCTCCCAGAAGCAGCTGGGCGGTGGTGGTTCCTCTTCCGGCTCCTcgtcttccacctcctcctccagctcctcttCCTCTGGCTCCATGTCCTTTTCCGGAGGCTCCCAGTCTCAGTATGGCTCTAGTGGTGGCGGAGGGGGTGGTTGTGGTGGCGGACAAGGGAACAACGCGAACAACCCCAACGCCAAAGGAAAGTCCCCCAGCCGCAACAAGAAGCCCTCGCTGACTGCAGTCATAGACAAGCTGAAGAGCGTCGGCGGGGGAGGGGGTCCTGAAGACGAGGGAGATCCGCCTGTTGGTAGCAGTGGTGGGACTGGTGTAGGCGGACCAGGGGGCGGGCCACCAAACCTCGGCCCCTCCTCCAAGCACGGAATGTCCTCTCAAGGCGGGGAGTACCCGATCAAACGAGAAAAGTCTGAGAAAGAGGGCAAGTCCAAAGTGTCCGTGTCGGTGGGTGCCAGCGGGGACAAGAAGCTCATAGATCCCAAAACTGGAGGCGTAAGCAGCACGGGCGTGGCCAAGATCATTATCAGCAAGCCGGACGGTGGCTCACCCAGCATCAAGGCCAAGGTGACCCTGCAGAAGCCTGGAGAGGGCTCGGGGGAATCCATGCGCCCCCAGCTTTCCGGTCTCAAAGCCTCACCCCTGTTCAGCGGCTCTACGCCCAAGCACGACCGCTCTTCCCCCAGCCACAGCCGCTCGCCGGGCTACACACCGCTCAACCACGACAGCGAGAGCGAGTCAGGCAGCAGCTCTGTGGCAGAGAAGTCCCACCAGAACAGCCCTAGCTCGGACGACGACCAGTCCATGAGGCCCGTGCCCCCGCAGGACTACATGAGCTCCATGCCGCTCAGCTCAGGGGAGAAGCACAAGAAGcacaagaaggagaagaagaagcagaaggaGAGGGAACGCGAgagggacaaagatagagagagggagaagaagaagtcGTCGTCTATGTCAACTGGGAACGTTTCGCACGGTCCCATGAAGGCTGACAGCTGGTCGCGGTCACCCATTTTGGCCTCGGATACGTCTATCTCTATGATGGGCTCGGACCGTCCCTCCCGCCCCAGTCCTGTCTACATGCGGAATGAGGACGATGACCTCATGGACTCGGCCCTCACTGGCAACCTATAA